The genomic region GGCGTCGAGCACCGCCCCGAACCGGGTGCCGCCGCCGCGCTGGCGGGCCATCGCGCCGTCGAGCATGTCGGCGAGCACGAAGAACCAGACCGCCACCGCGCCCCACCACAGCTGGCCGATCGGGAACAGCGTGAGCGCCCCGAGCACCGAGCCCGCGGTGCCCAGGATCGTGATGCTGTCCGGGGTGAACCCGGCGCGCAGCGCACCCTTGGCCACCGGCGTGGAGATCTTCTCGTACGCCGCGCGGGTCATCAGGTAGAAGTTGCTCACGACTGCCTGGCCCATTCCTTCGCCAGCAGTTCACGGGTCTCGCGCAGCAGCTGCGGCACCACCTTGGAGCCGCCGATGATCGTGATGAAGTTGGCGTCACCGCTCCAGCGCGGCACCACGTGCATGTGCAGATGCTCGGCCAGCGACCCGCCCGCGGACTTGCCGAGGTTGAGCCCGACGTTGAAGCCGTGCGGGTTCGACACCGCCTTGATGACGCGAATCATCTTCTGGGTGTAAGTCATCAGCTCGACGCTCTCCTCGGGGGTGAGGTCCTCGAGCTCGGACACCCGCCGGTAGGGCACCACCATCGAATGGCCCGGGTTGTACGGGTACAGGTTGAGCACCACGTACACCGTCTCCCCGCGCGCGACGATGAGACCCTCCTCGTCGGACATCGTCGGGATGTCGGTGAAGGGCTGCTCGGACTTGCCCGAACCGCTGCGCTTCATGGGCGCCTCGGCGATGTAGCTCATCCGGTGCGGCGTCCACAGCCGCTGCAGATGATCGGGCTCCCCGGCGCCGCGGTCGATGATGGCCTGTTCGTCGGGCGTCGTCTCGTCGGTCACTTCGCGGTGTCCACCTCGAGCAGTTCGGCGGTCGGGAACTCGTTGCGCCGGCTGGCGACCCACGCCGCGATGGCGTCGACGGCGACGTCACGCGGCACCCCGTTGATCTGGGTGCGGTCACCGAACCGGAAGCTGACCGCGCCGGCCTCCACGTCGCGGTCACCCGCGAGCAGCATGAACGGCACCTTCTGGTTGGTGTGGTTGACGATCTTCTTGGCCATCCGGTCGTCGCTGGTGTCCACCTCGACCCGGATACCGCGCGACTTCAGCTGTGCGGCAACGCTTTGCAGGTAGTCGATGTGACCGTCGGCGACCGGGATGCCGACCACCTGGACCGGGGCCAGCCACGCCGGGAAGGCGCCCGCGTAGTGCTCGGTGAGCACACCGAAGAACCGTTCGATCGAGCCGAACAGCGCGCGGTGGATCAGCACCGGCCGCTGCCGCGACCCGTCGGCGGCGGTGTACTCCAGCTCGAAGCGCTCCGGCATGTTGAAGTCCAGCTGGATCGTCGACATCTGCCAGTTGCGTCCGAGCGCGTCCTTGACCTGCACCGAGATCTTCGGGCCGTAGAACGCCGCACCGCCCGGGTCGGGCACCAGGTCCAGACCGGAGGCCTCGGCCACCTCGCGCAGCGTCTCGGTGGCCTCCTCCCACACGTCATCGGAGCCGACGTACTTCTCGGGGTCCTTGGTGGACAGCTCCAGGTAGTAATCGTCGAGGCCGTAGTCCTTGAGCAGGCTCAGCACGAACTGCAGCAGCGACGCGAGTTCGTCGCGCATCTGTTCGCGGGTGGTGTAGATGTGCGCGTCGTCCTGCGTCATGCCGCGCACCCGGGTCAGCCCGTGCACCACACCGGACTTCTCGTAGCGGTACACCGAGCCGAACTCGAAGAGCCGCAACGGAAGTTCACGGTAGG from Mycolicibacterium phlei harbors:
- a CDS encoding HIT family protein, with the translated sequence MTDETTPDEQAIIDRGAGEPDHLQRLWTPHRMSYIAEAPMKRSGSGKSEQPFTDIPTMSDEEGLIVARGETVYVVLNLYPYNPGHSMVVPYRRVSELEDLTPEESVELMTYTQKMIRVIKAVSNPHGFNVGLNLGKSAGGSLAEHLHMHVVPRWSGDANFITIIGGSKVVPQLLRETRELLAKEWARQS